A single window of Solenopsis invicta isolate M01_SB chromosome 3, UNIL_Sinv_3.0, whole genome shotgun sequence DNA harbors:
- the LOC105203955 gene encoding monocarboxylate transporter 3 isoform X1: MSTTVDKMDEQISDASKPQQNGHERNKSEELPLEDINDNNNDETIEVEMVVPPDGGWGWVIVAASFMCNFFVDGIIFSFGVFLNEIADAFSVSKASVAFVNSLQSGFYLMAGPFVSALANRYGFRLVAILGSVISCAAFVLAYFSTSIEFLYISYGAIGGIGAGLIYVPAVITTGFYFEKWRALATGIAVCGSGIGAFLLAPLSNVLMQTFGWRGAFLCQAGMLLHCAVFGAMFRPLKPTRIKVKKTPENAALEVKATLMEKGVSMTSLHCVQPNRRTSVFGTNNNTEYPTAAELLSSSPNIVNASKSLHSLHKVETQTLERKMSSSEKRLSVPIYPADGPDLDVMTNDEKIAEENNLLGGDLERLNGKVPTIRRHTISGRRLRTDSECSQKSFRMGKRNSKDPQRPFYRDDIFYGGSLNRLPHYRSQQSSVGYHMSVTRLPTAKDVAEEESGSFYLCPESVRRILATMLDLSLLKSPSFLILAISGGLTMMGFYTPFLYVADRAIKANIDASTAMFLVSVIGIGNTIGRIVCGLASSLPGVNALVVNNIFISVGGLVTIFSGLSLSEGYQFFYAASFGLSISVFASLRSILVVDLLGLEKLTNAFGLLLLFQGVAATVGAPLAGAFMDATGSYDASFYLSGSLMLLSAVICYPLKRINTWERRGEKKSTAIELSAS; encoded by the exons ATGTCGACGACGGTGGATAAAATGGACGAGCAGATTTCTGACGCGAGCAAGCCGCAGCAAAATGGTCACGAGCGTAACAAGAGCGAGGAACTGCCGCTCGAGGATATCAACGACAATAACAACGACGAG ACCATCGAAGTGGAAATGGTCGTACCACCTGACGGAGGATGGGGCTGGGTGATTGTTGCAGCCTCTTTTATGTGCAACTTCTTTGTCGACGGTATCATTTTCAGCTTCGGTGTATTTCTCAACGAAATCGCGGATGCGTTCTCTGTATCGAAAGCAAGTGTCGCGTTCGTTAACTCGTTACAGAGCGGATTTTATCTCATGGCTG GTCCCTTCGTATCCGCCCTCGCCAATCGATATGGGTTTAGACTGGTAGCGATATTAGGAAGCGTAATAAGTTGCGCTGCCTTCGTTCTCGCATACTTCAGTACTTCCATTGAATTCCTTTACATTTCTTATGGAGCCATCG GTGGCATCGGAGCAGGTCTAATATACGTACCAGCCGTGATAACTACtggtttttattttgaaaaatggcgaGCCTTAGCCACAGGTATCGCAGTATGTGGCTCTGGTATCGGAGCATTTTTGCTCGCACCACTTTCGAATGTACTTATGCAAACTTTTGGCTGGAGAGGAGCTTTCCTGTGTCAGGCAG GTATGCTATTACATTGTGCCGTATTCGGCGCGATGTTCCGTCCTTTGAAACCAACGAGGATTAAGGTAAAGAAAACCCCGGAAAACGCTGCGCTTGAGGTGAAAGCAACGTTGATGGAAAAGGGAGTGTCAATGACTTCGTTACACTGTGTACAGCCGAATAGAAGAACAAGTGTCTTCGGCACGAATAATAATACGGAATATCCAACGGCGGCGGAACTTCTCAGTAGCAGCCCTAACATAGTAAA CGCATCCAAGTCCCTGCACTCGTTGCACAAGGTGGAGACTCAGACCTTGGAGAGAAAAATGAGCTCCTCGGAGAAACGATTGTCCGTGCCGATATATCCTGCCGATGGACCCGATTTAGACGTTATGACTAACGACGAGAAGATCGCCGAGGAGAACAATCTGCTCGGCGGCGATTTGGAGCGATTAAATGGGAAAGTTCCGACG ATCCGTCGACATACGATTAGCGGTAGACGTCTCCGAACGGATTCGGAATGCAGCCAAAAGTCTTTTCGAATGGGCAAACGTAATTCAAAGGATCCGCAGAGACCGTTCTATAGAGATGACATCTTTTATGGCGGCTCTTTGAATAGACTTCCTCATTATAGATCTCAA CAATCGTCGGTCGGTTATCACATGTCAGTGACGCGATTGCCAACGGCAAAGGATGTGGCGGAGGAAGAAAGCGGAAGTTTCTACCTGTGTCCGGAAAGCGTGCGACGAATTCTGGCCACAATGCTGGATTTGAGCCTTCTAAAAAGTCCGTCCTTTTTAATATTAGCGATCTCTGGTGGGCTCACTATGATGGGCTTTTATACGCCCTTCTTGTACGTAGCAg ATCGAGCAATAAAAGCTAACATTGATGCTTCGACGGCAATGTTCCTCGTTTCGGTAATAGGTATCGGTAATACCATCGGTCGTATCGTTTGCGGGTTAGCAAGCAGTTTGCCCGGGGTTAACGCTCTTGTTgtgaacaatatatttatcagcgTCGGTGGTTTAGTAACTATATTCTCCGGCCTTTCTCTAAGCGAGGGATATCAATTCTTTTATGCAGCCAGCTTTGGTCTCAGTATAT cTGTCTTCGCTTCCCTAAGATCAATTCTCGTTGTGGATCTATTGGGTTTAGAGAAACTAACAAATGCTTTTGGGCTGCTTCTTCTGTTCCAAGGTGTGGCGGCGACTGTGGGCGCGCCTCTAGCAG GTGCGTTCATGGATGCGACCGGGAGCTACGACGCCTCGTTCTACTTGTCCGGCAGCCTGATGCTTTTGTCGGCTGTGATCTGTTATCCGTTAAAAAGGATCAACACGTGGGAGAGGCGCGGTGAGAAGAAATCGACCGCGATAGAACTCTCCGCATCTTGA
- the LOC105203955 gene encoding monocarboxylate transporter 3 isoform X2 gives MRVTFRAKKLIPSKEKEPPGFCVEKTIEVEMVVPPDGGWGWVIVAASFMCNFFVDGIIFSFGVFLNEIADAFSVSKASVAFVNSLQSGFYLMAGPFVSALANRYGFRLVAILGSVISCAAFVLAYFSTSIEFLYISYGAIGGIGAGLIYVPAVITTGFYFEKWRALATGIAVCGSGIGAFLLAPLSNVLMQTFGWRGAFLCQAGMLLHCAVFGAMFRPLKPTRIKVKKTPENAALEVKATLMEKGVSMTSLHCVQPNRRTSVFGTNNNTEYPTAAELLSSSPNIVNASKSLHSLHKVETQTLERKMSSSEKRLSVPIYPADGPDLDVMTNDEKIAEENNLLGGDLERLNGKVPTIRRHTISGRRLRTDSECSQKSFRMGKRNSKDPQRPFYRDDIFYGGSLNRLPHYRSQQSSVGYHMSVTRLPTAKDVAEEESGSFYLCPESVRRILATMLDLSLLKSPSFLILAISGGLTMMGFYTPFLYVADRAIKANIDASTAMFLVSVIGIGNTIGRIVCGLASSLPGVNALVVNNIFISVGGLVTIFSGLSLSEGYQFFYAASFGLSISVFASLRSILVVDLLGLEKLTNAFGLLLLFQGVAATVGAPLAGAFMDATGSYDASFYLSGSLMLLSAVICYPLKRINTWERRGEKKSTAIELSAS, from the exons ATGCGTGTGACTTTCCGTGCAAAAAAGCTGATACCTTCAAAAGAAAAGGAGCCTCCTGGATTTTGTGTAGAAAAA ACCATCGAAGTGGAAATGGTCGTACCACCTGACGGAGGATGGGGCTGGGTGATTGTTGCAGCCTCTTTTATGTGCAACTTCTTTGTCGACGGTATCATTTTCAGCTTCGGTGTATTTCTCAACGAAATCGCGGATGCGTTCTCTGTATCGAAAGCAAGTGTCGCGTTCGTTAACTCGTTACAGAGCGGATTTTATCTCATGGCTG GTCCCTTCGTATCCGCCCTCGCCAATCGATATGGGTTTAGACTGGTAGCGATATTAGGAAGCGTAATAAGTTGCGCTGCCTTCGTTCTCGCATACTTCAGTACTTCCATTGAATTCCTTTACATTTCTTATGGAGCCATCG GTGGCATCGGAGCAGGTCTAATATACGTACCAGCCGTGATAACTACtggtttttattttgaaaaatggcgaGCCTTAGCCACAGGTATCGCAGTATGTGGCTCTGGTATCGGAGCATTTTTGCTCGCACCACTTTCGAATGTACTTATGCAAACTTTTGGCTGGAGAGGAGCTTTCCTGTGTCAGGCAG GTATGCTATTACATTGTGCCGTATTCGGCGCGATGTTCCGTCCTTTGAAACCAACGAGGATTAAGGTAAAGAAAACCCCGGAAAACGCTGCGCTTGAGGTGAAAGCAACGTTGATGGAAAAGGGAGTGTCAATGACTTCGTTACACTGTGTACAGCCGAATAGAAGAACAAGTGTCTTCGGCACGAATAATAATACGGAATATCCAACGGCGGCGGAACTTCTCAGTAGCAGCCCTAACATAGTAAA CGCATCCAAGTCCCTGCACTCGTTGCACAAGGTGGAGACTCAGACCTTGGAGAGAAAAATGAGCTCCTCGGAGAAACGATTGTCCGTGCCGATATATCCTGCCGATGGACCCGATTTAGACGTTATGACTAACGACGAGAAGATCGCCGAGGAGAACAATCTGCTCGGCGGCGATTTGGAGCGATTAAATGGGAAAGTTCCGACG ATCCGTCGACATACGATTAGCGGTAGACGTCTCCGAACGGATTCGGAATGCAGCCAAAAGTCTTTTCGAATGGGCAAACGTAATTCAAAGGATCCGCAGAGACCGTTCTATAGAGATGACATCTTTTATGGCGGCTCTTTGAATAGACTTCCTCATTATAGATCTCAA CAATCGTCGGTCGGTTATCACATGTCAGTGACGCGATTGCCAACGGCAAAGGATGTGGCGGAGGAAGAAAGCGGAAGTTTCTACCTGTGTCCGGAAAGCGTGCGACGAATTCTGGCCACAATGCTGGATTTGAGCCTTCTAAAAAGTCCGTCCTTTTTAATATTAGCGATCTCTGGTGGGCTCACTATGATGGGCTTTTATACGCCCTTCTTGTACGTAGCAg ATCGAGCAATAAAAGCTAACATTGATGCTTCGACGGCAATGTTCCTCGTTTCGGTAATAGGTATCGGTAATACCATCGGTCGTATCGTTTGCGGGTTAGCAAGCAGTTTGCCCGGGGTTAACGCTCTTGTTgtgaacaatatatttatcagcgTCGGTGGTTTAGTAACTATATTCTCCGGCCTTTCTCTAAGCGAGGGATATCAATTCTTTTATGCAGCCAGCTTTGGTCTCAGTATAT cTGTCTTCGCTTCCCTAAGATCAATTCTCGTTGTGGATCTATTGGGTTTAGAGAAACTAACAAATGCTTTTGGGCTGCTTCTTCTGTTCCAAGGTGTGGCGGCGACTGTGGGCGCGCCTCTAGCAG GTGCGTTCATGGATGCGACCGGGAGCTACGACGCCTCGTTCTACTTGTCCGGCAGCCTGATGCTTTTGTCGGCTGTGATCTGTTATCCGTTAAAAAGGATCAACACGTGGGAGAGGCGCGGTGAGAAGAAATCGACCGCGATAGAACTCTCCGCATCTTGA
- the LOC105203955 gene encoding monocarboxylate transporter 3 isoform X3, with amino-acid sequence MVVPPDGGWGWVIVAASFMCNFFVDGIIFSFGVFLNEIADAFSVSKASVAFVNSLQSGFYLMAGPFVSALANRYGFRLVAILGSVISCAAFVLAYFSTSIEFLYISYGAIGGIGAGLIYVPAVITTGFYFEKWRALATGIAVCGSGIGAFLLAPLSNVLMQTFGWRGAFLCQAGMLLHCAVFGAMFRPLKPTRIKVKKTPENAALEVKATLMEKGVSMTSLHCVQPNRRTSVFGTNNNTEYPTAAELLSSSPNIVNASKSLHSLHKVETQTLERKMSSSEKRLSVPIYPADGPDLDVMTNDEKIAEENNLLGGDLERLNGKVPTIRRHTISGRRLRTDSECSQKSFRMGKRNSKDPQRPFYRDDIFYGGSLNRLPHYRSQQSSVGYHMSVTRLPTAKDVAEEESGSFYLCPESVRRILATMLDLSLLKSPSFLILAISGGLTMMGFYTPFLYVADRAIKANIDASTAMFLVSVIGIGNTIGRIVCGLASSLPGVNALVVNNIFISVGGLVTIFSGLSLSEGYQFFYAASFGLSISVFASLRSILVVDLLGLEKLTNAFGLLLLFQGVAATVGAPLAGAFMDATGSYDASFYLSGSLMLLSAVICYPLKRINTWERRGEKKSTAIELSAS; translated from the exons ATGGTCGTACCACCTGACGGAGGATGGGGCTGGGTGATTGTTGCAGCCTCTTTTATGTGCAACTTCTTTGTCGACGGTATCATTTTCAGCTTCGGTGTATTTCTCAACGAAATCGCGGATGCGTTCTCTGTATCGAAAGCAAGTGTCGCGTTCGTTAACTCGTTACAGAGCGGATTTTATCTCATGGCTG GTCCCTTCGTATCCGCCCTCGCCAATCGATATGGGTTTAGACTGGTAGCGATATTAGGAAGCGTAATAAGTTGCGCTGCCTTCGTTCTCGCATACTTCAGTACTTCCATTGAATTCCTTTACATTTCTTATGGAGCCATCG GTGGCATCGGAGCAGGTCTAATATACGTACCAGCCGTGATAACTACtggtttttattttgaaaaatggcgaGCCTTAGCCACAGGTATCGCAGTATGTGGCTCTGGTATCGGAGCATTTTTGCTCGCACCACTTTCGAATGTACTTATGCAAACTTTTGGCTGGAGAGGAGCTTTCCTGTGTCAGGCAG GTATGCTATTACATTGTGCCGTATTCGGCGCGATGTTCCGTCCTTTGAAACCAACGAGGATTAAGGTAAAGAAAACCCCGGAAAACGCTGCGCTTGAGGTGAAAGCAACGTTGATGGAAAAGGGAGTGTCAATGACTTCGTTACACTGTGTACAGCCGAATAGAAGAACAAGTGTCTTCGGCACGAATAATAATACGGAATATCCAACGGCGGCGGAACTTCTCAGTAGCAGCCCTAACATAGTAAA CGCATCCAAGTCCCTGCACTCGTTGCACAAGGTGGAGACTCAGACCTTGGAGAGAAAAATGAGCTCCTCGGAGAAACGATTGTCCGTGCCGATATATCCTGCCGATGGACCCGATTTAGACGTTATGACTAACGACGAGAAGATCGCCGAGGAGAACAATCTGCTCGGCGGCGATTTGGAGCGATTAAATGGGAAAGTTCCGACG ATCCGTCGACATACGATTAGCGGTAGACGTCTCCGAACGGATTCGGAATGCAGCCAAAAGTCTTTTCGAATGGGCAAACGTAATTCAAAGGATCCGCAGAGACCGTTCTATAGAGATGACATCTTTTATGGCGGCTCTTTGAATAGACTTCCTCATTATAGATCTCAA CAATCGTCGGTCGGTTATCACATGTCAGTGACGCGATTGCCAACGGCAAAGGATGTGGCGGAGGAAGAAAGCGGAAGTTTCTACCTGTGTCCGGAAAGCGTGCGACGAATTCTGGCCACAATGCTGGATTTGAGCCTTCTAAAAAGTCCGTCCTTTTTAATATTAGCGATCTCTGGTGGGCTCACTATGATGGGCTTTTATACGCCCTTCTTGTACGTAGCAg ATCGAGCAATAAAAGCTAACATTGATGCTTCGACGGCAATGTTCCTCGTTTCGGTAATAGGTATCGGTAATACCATCGGTCGTATCGTTTGCGGGTTAGCAAGCAGTTTGCCCGGGGTTAACGCTCTTGTTgtgaacaatatatttatcagcgTCGGTGGTTTAGTAACTATATTCTCCGGCCTTTCTCTAAGCGAGGGATATCAATTCTTTTATGCAGCCAGCTTTGGTCTCAGTATAT cTGTCTTCGCTTCCCTAAGATCAATTCTCGTTGTGGATCTATTGGGTTTAGAGAAACTAACAAATGCTTTTGGGCTGCTTCTTCTGTTCCAAGGTGTGGCGGCGACTGTGGGCGCGCCTCTAGCAG GTGCGTTCATGGATGCGACCGGGAGCTACGACGCCTCGTTCTACTTGTCCGGCAGCCTGATGCTTTTGTCGGCTGTGATCTGTTATCCGTTAAAAAGGATCAACACGTGGGAGAGGCGCGGTGAGAAGAAATCGACCGCGATAGAACTCTCCGCATCTTGA